Proteins encoded within one genomic window of Akkermansiaceae bacterium:
- a CDS encoding AraC family transcriptional regulator, which yields MIAYFSMNSKPTLISLLEELTSEEGVRPSALPGVRLMRSTENWPRVPVTYEPGIVVIAQGMKRGHIGGQTFNYGPGNYLVLSLPLPFECDTEGSPEEPMLGVAISVSPAIVAELVMEIRNLPPVTEPQTLALRSYPLDGELSDTVLRLLLCLRNDDDTRILGPQIIREVIYRALLRERSGTLRALATPHSHFGQIRRALSRMHADYAKSVDISTLAADAGMSVSAFHSHFKAVTSSPPLQYLKNIRLQKARMLMAHDGFTASTAAREVGYESASQFSREFKRYFGNTPAAVAEEMRAAMIRL from the coding sequence ATGATTGCTTATTTCTCCATGAACTCGAAGCCAACACTCATCAGCCTGCTTGAGGAACTCACCTCTGAGGAGGGGGTTCGACCCTCCGCCCTTCCCGGGGTGCGGCTCATGCGCTCCACGGAAAACTGGCCGCGCGTGCCCGTGACCTATGAGCCTGGCATTGTCGTCATCGCCCAAGGAATGAAGCGAGGCCACATCGGCGGGCAGACCTTCAACTACGGTCCGGGAAACTACCTGGTTCTGTCCCTGCCGCTGCCGTTCGAGTGCGATACGGAGGGTTCACCCGAGGAGCCGATGCTGGGGGTGGCCATCAGCGTGAGTCCCGCCATCGTCGCGGAGCTGGTGATGGAGATCCGGAACCTGCCTCCGGTCACTGAGCCGCAGACGCTGGCCCTACGCTCGTATCCGCTCGACGGGGAGCTTTCGGACACCGTGCTGCGCCTGCTGCTCTGCCTGCGGAATGACGATGACACGCGCATCCTCGGCCCGCAGATCATCCGGGAGGTCATCTACCGGGCGCTGCTGCGGGAGCGCAGCGGGACCCTACGTGCGCTGGCCACTCCGCACAGCCATTTCGGTCAGATACGCCGCGCCCTTTCCCGCATGCACGCGGACTACGCGAAGTCCGTGGACATCTCCACCTTGGCGGCGGATGCGGGCATGAGTGTCTCCGCCTTCCACAGCCACTTCAAGGCCGTGACCTCCTCCCCTCCGCTGCAGTATCTGAAAAACATCCGCCTGCAGAAGGCCCGCATGCTCATGGCGCACGATGGCTTCACCGCCAGCACCGCCGCGCGGGAGGTGGGCTACGAAAGCGCCTCCCAGTTCAGCCGTGAGTTCAAGCGCTACTTCGGCAACACGCCCGCCGCCGTCGCGGAGGAAATGCGCGCGGCGATGATAAGGCTGTGA